One genomic segment of Fundulus heteroclitus isolate FHET01 chromosome 10, MU-UCD_Fhet_4.1, whole genome shotgun sequence includes these proteins:
- the LOC105916111 gene encoding protein FAM117A, protein MSGRSGGGHPRPGSLGPQPLKATVPFRLASKPRPNRKDGKSAGKTKPHQLSSGMRRTMSLDAIIGPYLQGHWPKEPEAHCGPSCKDKSTQTPDSWGEKSQRRRGGSSGHRRSASWGSTEHLREITKLKQQLQQGSKPAASGAHDRDRQCYPDGSCSLGATQTQPVPIPLSPLSTLVPRLRCSVEGLNQELEGMFISPSPPPQHRLLEVPDGHRAPVPLHSCSRNSQSDCATTPLSSSSTSSSPCSSPRPNSLDAALDPHQGSAEKRPSSPVSSQSEAELPVPPQMSSSPGLNKSFCFQREPPEGCEKVRVWEEFSIPHQHKQALASSCPDPNKVNFTPHGGSAFCPVSLLKPLLPSMDLLIRGLAVSPVGSCSSQGSGSCQAASSATRGSSPDPAATSAVLGGGS, encoded by the exons ATGTCCGGCCGAAGTGGAGGTGGACATCCCCGGCCTGGCTCCCTGGGTCCGCAGCCCCTCAAGGCGACTGTTCCCTTCAGGCTGGCCAGCAAACCGCGACCCAACCGGAAGGATGGGAAGTCAG CTGGAAAGACCAAACCGCACCAGCTGAGCTCGGGCATGAGACGGACGATGTCCCTGGACGCCATCATCGGGCCCTACTTGCAGGGCCACTGGCCGAAAGAGCCCGAAGCCCACTGCGGTCCGTCCTGCAAGGACAAATCAACCCAG ACCCCAGACTCATGGGGGGAGAAGTCCCAGAGAAGGCGAGGCGGCAGCAGCGGCCACAGACGGTCAGCGTCTTGGGGCAGCACTGAGCATCTGCGAGAG ATCACGAAACTAAAACAACAGCTGCAGCAGGGGAGCAAGCCTGCAGCGTCTGGGGCGCACGACAGAGATCGTCAGTGTTATCCTGATGGGAGCTGTAGCCTAGGAGCCACTCAG ACTCAGCCGGTTCCCATCCCGCTCTCTCCCCTGTCCACCCTGGTGCCCCGACTGCGCTGCAGTGTGGAGGGCCTCAACCAGGAGCTGGAGGGCATGTTCATCAGCCCGTCTCCACCTCCGCAGCACAGG CTACTTGAAGTCCCAGACGGTCACCGCGCTCCCGTCCCTCtgcacagctgcagcagaaattCACAAAGCGACTGTGCCACCACAcctctgtcctcctcctccacctcctcctctccctgctCCTCCCCTCGACCCAACTCTCTAGATGCTGCTCTGGACCCTCACCAAG GCTCGGCGGAGAAACGTCCGTCGTCTCCGGTGTCCTCTCAGAGCGAGGCCGAGCTGCCTGTACCGCCACAGATGTCCTCCTCTCCGGGGCTCAACAAAAGTTTCTGCTTCCAGAGAGAGCCTCCAGAGGGCTGCGAGAAAGTCCGGGTCTGGGAGGAGTTCAG TATTCCACATCAACACAAGCAAGCCCTGGCCTCCTCCTGTCCGGATCCCAACAAGGTGAACTTCACCCCCCACGGAGGCTCCGCCTTCTGCCCCGTCAGCCTCCTGAAGCCCCTCCTTCCCTCCATGGACCTGTTGATCCGCGGCCTGGCCGTCTCTCCCGTCGGGAGCTGTTCCAGCCAGGGATCCGGCTCCTGCCAGGCGGCCTCCTCTGCAACCCGGGGCTCCTCTCCAGACCCGGCTGCGACCTCCGCCGTCCTGGGAGGCGGCTCGTGA